A single region of the Sorghum bicolor cultivar BTx623 chromosome 9, Sorghum_bicolor_NCBIv3, whole genome shotgun sequence genome encodes:
- the LOC8072521 gene encoding uncharacterized protein LOC8072521 isoform X2, whose protein sequence is MASSAGFAVLLVLAVAAQCARGGQLACEDLPADVCAFAVSSAGRRCVLERTPDGAQRCQTSAVGVETDACVRACGVDRAVLGLPIASAVAEDRRSFSALCSSACRDVCPDVVDLYATVAAAEGMSLPVLCEAQNKAGNRRMLTSTIPPVGAPEADAPAA, encoded by the exons ATGGCTTCCTCCGCCGGTTTCGCCGTTCTCCTCGTCCTCGCCGTCGCTGCGCAGTGCGCTCGTG GTGGTCAGCTTGCGTGCGAGGACCTGCCGGCGGACGTGTGCGCGTTCGCGGTGTCGTCGGCCGGGAGGCGGTGCGTGCTGGAGCGCACTCCTGACGGCGCCCAACGGTGCCAGACCTCGGCGGTGGGTGTCGAGACCGATGCCTGCGTGCGTGCCTGCGGGGTCGACCGCGCCGTGCTGGGCCTCCCCATCGCCAGCGCCGTGGCCGAGGACCGCCGCTCCTTCTCGGCGCTCTGCTCGTCCGCATGCCGGGACGTGTGCCCCGACGTCGTGGATCTCTACGCCACCGTGGCTGCCGCTGAAG GTATGTCGCTGCCGGTGCTGTGCGAGGCGCAGAACAAGGCTGGGAACCGCCGCATGCTGACTTCGACGATACCCCCGGTCGGCGCTCCGGAGGCTGATGCGCCAGCTGCATGA